Proteins encoded in a region of the Pseudothermotoga elfii DSM 9442 = NBRC 107921 genome:
- a CDS encoding UDP-N-acetylmuramoyl-tripeptide--D-alanyl-D-alanine ligase: protein MFENSRFVVDSRQVTPGCVFVAIKGEKTDGHFYANEAINKGAAYVVAEKKLQHIPEEKLITVNDTIEFLLSNAREKLKKHNPVVIGITGSNGKTTTKELLYQLLGKDRAFRNPGNLNTEIGLPLSILNEYNAEKFAILEMAMNKFGDIARLCQIAMPHVAILLNVGTAHRGIAGNQEMILRGKLQLIENMQKNGTAIVLYDKKLLDRISSKPMVTFGYKKGDYQLVDYCYIDFSTKAFYKTPREQLIFNLKSIWNAGQLTNISAVLAALDILGIDCNKNILENFMPVAGRFRVMNCNGIYVVDDTYNASIESFETAVETIKKLGKRSFAVVGSIKEQGKYSIETHRKLGEILEKLDGVVVYNVDNEIEIMNCSKKIFASNSATEISDFLKRILIPGDVVLFKASRSVQIEKVLQIYTEEIRC, encoded by the coding sequence GTGTTTGAGAATTCTCGCTTTGTCGTTGATTCAAGGCAAGTTACCCCCGGATGTGTTTTCGTAGCCATTAAAGGTGAAAAAACTGATGGACACTTTTACGCCAATGAAGCAATTAACAAAGGTGCTGCTTATGTCGTTGCCGAAAAAAAACTACAACATATTCCAGAAGAAAAATTGATAACTGTCAATGACACAATTGAGTTTTTGCTCAGCAATGCCAGAGAAAAATTAAAAAAACATAATCCAGTTGTGATAGGTATAACAGGTTCAAACGGAAAAACCACCACGAAAGAACTCCTCTATCAGCTCTTGGGAAAAGACAGGGCTTTTCGTAATCCAGGAAATTTGAACACGGAGATCGGTTTGCCACTATCGATTCTCAATGAATACAATGCGGAGAAATTCGCTATTTTAGAAATGGCTATGAATAAATTTGGAGATATTGCAAGATTATGCCAAATAGCCATGCCTCACGTGGCAATTTTGCTGAATGTTGGAACAGCACATCGTGGAATAGCAGGAAATCAGGAAATGATATTGAGAGGAAAACTCCAATTAATCGAGAATATGCAAAAAAATGGAACAGCCATAGTTTTGTATGATAAAAAACTGCTGGATAGAATTTCATCGAAACCTATGGTAACTTTTGGCTATAAAAAAGGAGATTATCAACTTGTCGATTATTGTTATATTGATTTCTCAACGAAAGCCTTCTACAAAACCCCAAGAGAGCAGCTAATCTTCAACCTCAAATCAATCTGGAATGCCGGTCAGCTAACAAATATATCAGCAGTTTTAGCCGCACTGGATATTCTCGGAATAGACTGTAATAAAAACATTCTGGAAAACTTTATGCCTGTGGCTGGAAGATTCAGGGTAATGAATTGCAATGGAATTTATGTGGTGGATGACACTTATAATGCAAGCATAGAGTCGTTTGAAACAGCCGTTGAAACAATAAAGAAGCTTGGTAAAAGATCATTTGCTGTAGTTGGTTCAATTAAAGAACAGGGAAAATACTCAATTGAAACACACAGGAAACTTGGCGAGATTCTCGAAAAATTAGATGGTGTTGTGGTTTACAACGTCGATAATGAGATAGAAATCATGAACTGTTCAAAAAAAATTTTTGCAAGCAACAGCGCAACAGAAATCTCTGATTTTTTGAAAAGAATCCTGATACCTGGCGATGTAGTTTTATTCAAAGCATCAAGGTCAGTTCAAATAGAGAAAGTTTTGCAAATATATACGGAGGAGATTAGATGTTGA
- the porD gene encoding pyruvate synthase subunit PorD has product MAELKKWNEVPIGGIITEPGTARKYKTGDWRVKRPVYDRSKCIDCMMCWFYCPDLAIIQENSVMKGINYFYCKGCGICANVCPRNAIEMRPETEFSHEEE; this is encoded by the coding sequence ATGGCTGAGTTGAAGAAATGGAATGAAGTTCCAATTGGTGGAATTATTACTGAGCCGGGAACTGCACGCAAATACAAAACCGGCGACTGGCGCGTGAAAAGACCTGTTTATGATAGATCAAAATGTATAGATTGTATGATGTGTTGGTTCTACTGTCCGGACCTTGCTATTATTCAGGAAAATTCTGTTATGAAAGGGATAAATTATTTCTATTGTAAAGGCTGTGGTATTTGCGCTAATGTTTGCCCAAGAAATGCTATTGAGATGAGACCCGAAACAGAGTTTTCACACGAGGAGGAGTGA
- a CDS encoding thiamine pyrophosphate-dependent enzyme, producing MPLTMKKLAEIFTDKDPGLTQGHRMCPGCGAPITVKIALMTAKALGYEPVIGFATGCMEVSSTIYPYTSWTVPYIHNAFENVAATISGVETAYRSLKKSGKIPSDRKYAFFAFGGDGGTYDIGLQSLSGAIERGHKFIYILYDNEGYMNTGNQRSGSTPPGADTTTAPVGKKIPGKLQLKKNIVEIVAGHEYVYAATATAGEPMDFISKIEKALTFEGPSFLAVLSPCVRYWRVPENRTIDITKLAVQTKYWPLYEVDRGVYKVTRKPSSFKPVSEFVKVQDRFRPLLQKPDAEEIIDELQQYVDKRWERLLALEEATKDKPVR from the coding sequence ATGCCGTTGACAATGAAGAAACTCGCAGAGATTTTTACAGATAAAGACCCTGGTTTAACGCAAGGGCACAGAATGTGCCCTGGATGTGGCGCACCAATAACTGTAAAAATAGCATTAATGACCGCTAAAGCACTCGGATACGAACCTGTAATAGGATTTGCGACTGGTTGTATGGAAGTTTCATCAACAATCTATCCATATACTTCCTGGACGGTTCCTTATATACACAATGCTTTTGAAAACGTAGCTGCAACAATTAGCGGTGTTGAGACTGCTTATAGATCTCTTAAAAAATCCGGGAAAATTCCATCTGATAGAAAATATGCCTTTTTTGCTTTCGGTGGAGATGGAGGAACGTATGATATAGGTTTACAGTCACTTTCCGGTGCTATTGAAAGAGGACATAAATTTATATATATTCTTTATGATAATGAAGGTTATATGAACACGGGAAACCAAAGATCTGGCTCAACACCTCCCGGTGCAGATACAACCACTGCACCTGTTGGAAAAAAGATACCAGGAAAGCTTCAATTGAAGAAAAACATCGTAGAGATAGTAGCAGGTCATGAATATGTTTATGCCGCGACAGCTACTGCTGGTGAACCGATGGATTTTATAAGCAAGATTGAGAAAGCACTGACTTTCGAAGGTCCGTCGTTTTTAGCTGTATTGAGTCCCTGCGTCAGATACTGGAGAGTTCCAGAAAATCGGACAATTGACATTACGAAGCTTGCTGTTCAGACTAAATATTGGCCTCTGTATGAGGTGGATCGCGGTGTTTATAAAGTCACCAGAAAACCATCGAGTTTCAAACCTGTTTCTGAATTTGTCAAAGTTCAGGATAGATTCAGACCTTTACTTCAAAAACCAGATGCAGAAGAAATAATAGATGAACTCCAGCAATATGTTGACAAAAGATGGGAAAGATTGCTTGCTCTGGAGGAGGCCACAAAAGATAAACCCGTGAGATAA
- a CDS encoding nucleotide exchange factor GrpE: MNENEKPQITEQKENQSALDQLIKEKHELLEHLRQLKAQFENYKRDSLREKEQVLKNANEYFLVKLIPVLDDMERAFEEVRRSKSYKNFYSGMEIIYKKLWKILNDEGLFKIEPKEKFDPFEHEAVERVETDEKEEYSILKILENGYKFHKKIVKPVKVQVAVRPRGENGAKTE, translated from the coding sequence ATGAACGAAAATGAAAAACCCCAGATTACCGAACAAAAAGAAAATCAATCGGCATTAGATCAGCTCATTAAAGAGAAGCATGAGTTACTTGAACATCTAAGACAGCTCAAGGCACAATTCGAGAACTACAAAAGAGATTCATTAAGAGAAAAAGAACAGGTTTTGAAAAATGCCAATGAATACTTCCTTGTGAAATTAATTCCTGTGCTTGACGATATGGAAAGAGCTTTCGAAGAGGTTCGAAGATCAAAATCATACAAAAATTTCTACAGCGGAATGGAGATTATATACAAAAAGCTCTGGAAAATTTTGAACGATGAAGGACTTTTCAAGATAGAACCAAAAGAAAAATTTGACCCGTTCGAACACGAAGCAGTGGAACGTGTTGAGACAGATGAAAAAGAAGAATATTCAATTTTGAAAATCCTGGAAAATGGTTATAAATTTCACAAAAAAATTGTGAAGCCTGTGAAAGTTCAGGTAGCAGTCAGGCCAAGAGGTGAAAACGGTGCCAAGACAGAGTAA
- a CDS encoding 2-oxoacid:acceptor oxidoreductase family protein — translation MPAKYYEIRWHSRAGQGAKSASQLLAEAVLDMGKYAQAFPEYGAERSGAPMRAFNRISDGKITIHSSVEKPNVVVVIDDTLLSPAVVEGITEDGVLIVNTTHPVDYIRKKTHFNGKICTLKATDIALEEIKRGIPNTVILGAVAKITNVVTLESLEQKIKNMFGKKLSEEMLEANLRALRRGYEEVACDG, via the coding sequence GTGCCTGCCAAATATTACGAAATCAGGTGGCACTCAAGAGCTGGTCAAGGTGCGAAAAGTGCCTCGCAGCTTTTGGCAGAAGCAGTTTTGGATATGGGTAAGTATGCCCAAGCTTTTCCCGAATATGGTGCGGAGCGATCTGGTGCGCCTATGAGGGCATTCAACAGAATTAGCGATGGGAAGATTACTATCCATTCATCAGTTGAGAAACCAAATGTGGTTGTGGTGATCGATGATACGCTGTTATCACCAGCGGTTGTCGAGGGCATAACTGAAGATGGTGTTTTAATTGTTAACACAACCCACCCTGTCGACTACATTAGAAAGAAAACACATTTTAATGGCAAAATTTGTACATTGAAAGCAACTGATATAGCCCTTGAGGAAATTAAAAGAGGGATACCAAATACAGTTATTCTTGGTGCAGTTGCGAAAATTACAAATGTTGTGACACTTGAATCGCTCGAGCAAAAAATCAAGAATATGTTTGGAAAAAAGCTCTCTGAAGAGATGCTTGAAGCCAATCTCAGAGCTTTAAGACGGGGTTACGAGGAGGTGGCCTGCGATGGCTGA
- the hrcA gene encoding heat-inducible transcriptional repressor HrcA has protein sequence MRRESRINERQKKILYCAVREYIMSKRPVSSERVLEASDLSCSGATVRNDLRKLEYLGYLHQPHTSAGRIPTDKGYRFYVDETLSLMKEYTQRSSSIYSKYPITFGDMEKILEGAAMALSKIAKGAVILEKPAVEKLKILRVAIAPVTRTYYVVSMVMELGLVKFIPFRTFQEIDYLSLESIMNQLLSGRNIENMSDRILESEIDQYLIDLSEYLVNTLKEDFRNDLIKVGIDTLINAEDFDVEEVRKLSNFFSDDLMLRKVFINAKEIPAVLIGSEHGVSGLENLAFFIDGYKKEDKLMGKVMAITSKVVRYEDIFNSLRYMTSRLTEYFTVATREEGK, from the coding sequence ATGAGGCGTGAATCAAGAATAAATGAGAGGCAAAAAAAGATTCTTTACTGTGCTGTACGTGAGTATATAATGTCAAAGAGGCCTGTGAGCTCCGAGCGGGTTCTGGAGGCTTCAGATCTCTCATGTAGTGGTGCGACTGTGAGAAATGATCTCAGAAAACTTGAATATCTTGGTTATTTGCATCAACCTCACACGTCAGCTGGAAGAATTCCAACTGATAAAGGTTATCGATTCTATGTAGACGAAACGCTCAGTTTGATGAAAGAATACACGCAGCGCTCATCTTCGATTTATTCAAAGTATCCTATTACTTTTGGTGATATGGAGAAAATACTCGAAGGGGCGGCCATGGCCCTTTCGAAGATTGCTAAAGGTGCTGTTATTCTTGAAAAACCAGCCGTTGAGAAACTCAAAATTCTCCGTGTTGCAATAGCACCAGTCACCAGAACTTATTATGTGGTTTCCATGGTAATGGAACTTGGGCTGGTAAAATTTATACCATTCAGGACTTTTCAGGAAATAGATTATCTATCACTGGAAAGTATAATGAATCAGCTTCTAAGTGGGCGAAATATAGAAAATATGAGTGATCGAATCTTGGAAAGCGAAATTGATCAATATTTGATAGATCTTTCAGAGTATCTCGTTAACACTTTAAAAGAAGATTTCAGAAATGATTTAATTAAAGTTGGTATTGATACATTGATCAACGCTGAAGATTTCGATGTGGAGGAGGTCAGAAAGCTGTCAAATTTCTTTTCAGACGATTTGATGCTAAGAAAGGTGTTTATTAATGCGAAAGAGATTCCTGCGGTCTTGATTGGTTCTGAACACGGTGTATCTGGTCTGGAGAATCTCGCTTTTTTCATCGACGGATACAAAAAGGAGGACAAATTAATGGGAAAAGTGATGGCCATCACTTCCAAGGTGGTCAGATATGAAGATATATTCAATTCATTGAGATATATGACAAGTAGGCTTACAGAGTACTTTACGGTTGCAACCAGAGAGGAGGGAAAATAA
- a CDS encoding DUF4912 domain-containing protein — protein MRRQDLFDFLHRNPSIQEAKALAKKLGLKVKKMMKKQEVYKLISEYASKLPEEATSPPASAKRTVQEINEIPFSYGSDKIVLLPVNPHLVYLYWDLSAETFEKLSKAGNVVVRLYDVTFIIFDGKNAHRIFEAGIDLGVCRNYYFHVPMSNADYIAEIGYKNGYDFIPLLRSNLCKTPSDSPSPSNRQRWYIRGKKYVFVGEAFLKPVEHIGGSRGSSFSNLAGDRK, from the coding sequence ATGAGGCGCCAAGATTTGTTTGATTTCCTTCATCGCAATCCTTCCATTCAAGAAGCAAAAGCGCTCGCCAAGAAACTCGGATTAAAAGTCAAGAAAATGATGAAAAAACAGGAGGTATACAAATTAATCAGCGAATACGCTTCGAAATTACCTGAGGAAGCTACATCTCCACCTGCTTCTGCGAAAAGAACTGTGCAGGAGATTAACGAAATTCCTTTTTCGTATGGATCAGATAAGATAGTGCTTCTACCGGTTAACCCTCACCTTGTTTATCTTTATTGGGATCTGTCTGCAGAAACTTTTGAAAAACTTTCTAAAGCCGGGAATGTAGTCGTGAGATTGTACGATGTGACGTTCATTATTTTTGATGGAAAAAATGCCCACAGAATTTTTGAGGCTGGGATTGATCTCGGTGTCTGCAGAAATTATTATTTTCATGTCCCGATGTCCAATGCAGATTACATTGCAGAAATAGGTTACAAAAATGGCTACGATTTCATCCCGCTACTGAGATCAAATCTTTGCAAGACACCTTCAGATTCTCCGTCACCTTCTAACAGACAGAGATGGTATATAAGAGGAAAGAAATACGTGTTTGTAGGTGAAGCTTTTTTAAAGCCTGTTGAGCACATAGGTGGTAGCCGTGGTTCAAGTTTCTCAAATCTGGCAGGTGATAGAAAGTGA
- a CDS encoding cysteine hydrolase family protein, with protein sequence MDALIVIDMQRDFVDPDGALYFAGAEKVVAPAIDVIKNSMERSEIVITTQDWHEANDEEFKMWPSHCIKNTPGAELIAPLRELLQNYPKYYPVYKTRYSAFYGTELDRILKNFSIDKVQVCGVVTHICVLFTVEELRNRNIKVEVYEKATASYDREFHEFALRMMKEVLGAEVIL encoded by the coding sequence GTGGATGCATTGATTGTTATAGACATGCAGAGAGATTTTGTGGACCCTGATGGAGCACTTTATTTTGCGGGCGCCGAGAAGGTTGTTGCGCCCGCTATTGATGTTATCAAAAATTCAATGGAAAGATCTGAAATTGTTATAACAACGCAAGATTGGCATGAAGCAAATGATGAAGAGTTTAAGATGTGGCCAAGCCACTGTATTAAAAATACGCCTGGTGCTGAACTTATTGCTCCTTTGAGAGAGCTTCTTCAAAATTATCCGAAATATTACCCAGTTTATAAAACCAGATACAGTGCATTTTACGGGACAGAGCTTGATAGAATTTTGAAAAATTTCTCGATAGATAAAGTCCAGGTTTGCGGAGTTGTTACGCACATATGCGTTCTTTTCACTGTTGAAGAACTCAGAAACAGAAATATCAAGGTAGAAGTTTACGAAAAAGCAACAGCTTCATATGATCGTGAATTTCACGAATTTGCCCTGCGTATGATGAAAGAAGTCCTTGGTGCTGAGGTGATTTTATGA
- the dnaJ gene encoding molecular chaperone DnaJ, with protein MPRQSKDYYAILGVSRDASQDEIKRAYKKLIKQWHPDLHPENKKEAEEKFKEIQEAYEVLSNPQKKAMYDRFGYVGEAEFSQQTSSGSFEDIFKDFESFLGRDIFDIFFGERGTQERQQNRRRTGEDITLNIEIDFADSLLGKQIPVEYDRYERCEHCQGQGVEPGSGYQTCPRCHGTGVIREERRSIFGVFVSTRTCSTCGGTGRVIKEKCHVCGGAGRIRNRFRTTVNIPAGVSDGARIKIESGGNAGYGGGPYGDLYVLIHVRPDKRFRRQDDDIYVDVTVDYLEAILGTTMKLDLPTGNSTMLRIPAGTQPGTVFRLKGEGAPSVRTGRRGDLYVTVNVRIPKTLSSEEAKLLKELAKIKGIES; from the coding sequence GTGCCAAGACAGAGTAAGGATTATTACGCAATCTTGGGTGTATCAAGAGACGCTTCGCAGGATGAAATAAAAAGGGCTTACAAAAAACTTATAAAGCAATGGCATCCCGATTTGCATCCAGAGAACAAAAAAGAAGCCGAAGAAAAGTTCAAAGAAATACAGGAGGCTTACGAAGTTTTAAGCAATCCTCAAAAAAAAGCTATGTACGATCGCTTTGGTTATGTTGGAGAAGCTGAGTTTTCCCAGCAGACTTCCTCAGGTTCGTTTGAAGATATTTTCAAAGATTTTGAAAGTTTCTTAGGAAGAGATATCTTCGACATATTTTTTGGGGAAAGAGGAACGCAGGAGAGGCAGCAGAACAGGCGAAGAACAGGTGAAGATATAACGCTGAATATTGAAATTGATTTTGCCGACTCTCTTCTTGGGAAACAGATACCTGTGGAGTATGACAGGTATGAACGTTGTGAGCACTGTCAAGGGCAAGGAGTTGAACCAGGCAGCGGTTATCAAACTTGTCCGAGGTGTCACGGTACGGGTGTCATAAGAGAGGAAAGAAGGAGCATTTTTGGGGTTTTTGTTAGTACAAGGACTTGTAGCACTTGTGGTGGTACTGGCAGGGTCATAAAAGAAAAATGTCATGTTTGCGGCGGAGCGGGTAGAATAAGAAATCGCTTTAGGACTACTGTCAATATACCCGCTGGGGTTTCTGATGGGGCCAGGATAAAAATTGAATCAGGTGGTAACGCTGGTTACGGTGGTGGACCGTATGGTGATCTGTATGTTTTGATCCATGTCAGACCAGATAAGAGATTTAGAAGACAGGACGATGATATATATGTTGATGTAACGGTAGATTATCTCGAAGCCATTCTTGGTACCACTATGAAACTCGATTTGCCAACGGGAAATTCGACAATGCTTCGAATACCGGCAGGTACTCAGCCAGGGACAGTTTTTAGACTTAAAGGAGAAGGTGCTCCATCAGTAAGAACAGGTAGGCGCGGTGACCTGTATGTCACAGTCAATGTTCGAATACCAAAAACTCTTTCCTCTGAAGAAGCAAAGCTTTTAAAAGAACTTGCAAAAATAAAAGGAATAGAATCTTAA
- a CDS encoding glycoside hydrolase family 57 protein — protein MIGYFSLVLHSHLPYVHHPEHDSFLEERWFFEAVIESYIPLLMTFDRLARDGISFKVTISLTPPLLEMMKTKSLQEKFLTHVTQLIELCDKEIVHARTLEEKELALFYKNRFTQVLEYYKSLNCDLTSGFKKHSLDGNIELITCNATHGFLPLMQHQPVAVNSQIKLGVRAFQEVFGFPPKGMWLAECGYYPGLDEILKRHELRFFFVDSHALWYADEKPKYDVYRPVMTPSGVFAFSRDPESSEQVWSASTGYPGDYRYREFYRDIGFDRDFDYIKPYIDPSGARVNTGIKYYKITSKELPLDGKSFYNRDDALTAAKEHALDFLDKKLTQIQRLYELFDQPPVVVAPFDTELFGHWWFEGPEFLEYFFREAAKVRSMKPLTASEVLEKFDSFQILTPAASSWGNGGYNETWLNGRNDWIYIHMNELSDRMEKLASEFKDEHDLLKIRVLNQMLRELLLVQSSDWAFIITTNTSVEYAVNRIKTHVKRFLDLERQFLSNNIDEEYLSQIEQMDAIFPWIDYRVYSR, from the coding sequence GTGATCGGTTATTTCAGCCTTGTTCTTCACTCTCATCTTCCATATGTTCATCACCCAGAACATGATTCTTTTCTTGAAGAAAGGTGGTTTTTCGAAGCAGTTATCGAAAGCTATATACCTTTATTGATGACTTTCGATCGACTTGCTCGGGATGGAATATCTTTTAAAGTAACAATATCTCTGACCCCGCCACTTCTTGAGATGATGAAAACAAAAAGCCTTCAGGAAAAATTCTTAACCCACGTAACCCAACTTATCGAACTCTGCGACAAAGAAATAGTTCATGCAAGGACCCTTGAAGAAAAAGAACTTGCTCTTTTTTACAAGAATAGATTTACTCAGGTACTGGAGTACTATAAATCTCTGAACTGCGATTTGACCAGCGGATTTAAAAAACACTCACTTGATGGAAACATCGAACTTATCACATGCAACGCCACACACGGATTTTTGCCTTTAATGCAACATCAACCTGTTGCTGTAAACTCACAGATAAAACTTGGAGTAAGAGCTTTCCAAGAAGTATTTGGTTTTCCTCCGAAAGGCATGTGGCTTGCTGAATGTGGTTATTATCCTGGTTTGGATGAGATTCTCAAAAGACATGAATTGAGATTTTTCTTTGTTGACTCACATGCACTTTGGTACGCTGATGAAAAACCAAAATATGATGTTTACAGGCCTGTAATGACTCCATCTGGTGTTTTCGCTTTTTCGAGGGATCCAGAATCGAGTGAACAGGTCTGGAGTGCCTCAACGGGATACCCTGGCGATTACAGATATAGGGAGTTTTATAGAGATATAGGTTTTGACAGAGATTTTGATTACATAAAGCCATACATAGATCCAAGCGGTGCACGTGTGAATACAGGTATCAAATATTACAAAATCACTTCCAAAGAATTACCGCTGGACGGTAAATCTTTCTACAATCGTGATGATGCTTTAACAGCTGCAAAAGAGCATGCTTTAGATTTTCTTGATAAGAAACTTACTCAGATACAAAGACTTTATGAGCTTTTTGATCAACCTCCAGTCGTGGTAGCTCCTTTCGATACGGAGTTGTTTGGGCACTGGTGGTTTGAAGGGCCAGAATTTCTGGAATATTTCTTTAGAGAAGCCGCGAAGGTTCGTTCAATGAAACCTCTGACAGCTTCCGAGGTCCTCGAAAAATTTGATTCGTTTCAAATACTCACACCGGCGGCTTCTTCGTGGGGAAACGGCGGCTACAATGAAACATGGTTAAACGGAAGAAATGACTGGATATACATTCATATGAACGAATTGAGTGACAGAATGGAGAAACTTGCAAGTGAATTTAAGGACGAGCACGATTTGTTAAAAATAAGAGTACTGAACCAGATGCTCCGTGAGCTTTTGCTTGTTCAATCGAGCGATTGGGCCTTTATCATTACGACAAACACCAGTGTCGAATATGCAGTTAACAGAATTAAAACGCATGTGAAAAGGTTTTTAGATCTGGAAAGACAGTTTTTGAGCAATAATATAGATGAAGAATATCTTTCGCAAATTGAGCAAATGGATGCGATATTCCCCTGGATAGACTACAGGGTATATAGTCGTTAG
- a CDS encoding UDP-N-acetylmuramoyl-L-alanyl-D-glutamate--2,6-diaminopimelate ligase, producing MLVRNLIEAIDEVTLNLQFDGEDIVITGITNKSTEVRPGYLFICHKGSRFDSHEIASEIIKKGASFLVVEHPISVDFPHVVVSDSRLAESILSALYYGDPFNKLLTIGITGTNGKTTAAHLFHHVLKTLGSNGSMLGTIYYDILGEQKFHHDNTTPDAIEILKAMKNTVDRSGKHFVMEVSSHSLAMKRVESVKFDIAALTNITRDHLDFHQTFDEYIKTKLHIFDLLKEFGIAVVSDEFEHIVNKRVKKVIYGMSENSDYRILSAEIDKFGTNFVLKSRFGEHKCSINIPGIHNAYNATLVIASLCELGYDIESIIEAIKSFEGVEGRFQFIREGALVGIDIVVDFAHSPDALEKTLITARKIASGRIITVFGAGGQADKGKRPMMAEVVCRYSDVSIITTDDPRGEDPEEILFEVEKGVPSGSPYLVIPDRKEAIETALTLANRGDMVIVAGRGHEEYQIFSDERKIPFKDAEVIRKILLKEYEKEKKRV from the coding sequence ATGCTTGTCAGAAATCTGATTGAAGCTATCGATGAAGTAACCCTGAATCTCCAGTTTGATGGAGAAGATATCGTAATAACAGGCATCACCAATAAATCAACCGAGGTTCGTCCGGGATATTTGTTCATTTGTCACAAAGGAAGTCGATTTGATTCTCATGAAATAGCTTCTGAAATAATCAAGAAAGGTGCCTCATTTCTTGTTGTTGAGCATCCCATATCAGTGGATTTTCCTCACGTGGTTGTGAGTGACAGCAGACTTGCTGAATCTATCTTATCTGCTTTATATTACGGCGATCCATTCAACAAACTGCTTACTATAGGTATAACCGGGACAAATGGAAAAACAACGGCAGCTCATTTATTTCACCACGTCCTGAAGACTCTCGGAAGTAATGGCAGCATGCTTGGAACAATTTATTATGACATACTTGGAGAGCAAAAATTTCACCATGACAATACAACACCAGATGCAATAGAAATTCTCAAAGCAATGAAAAACACAGTTGATAGAAGTGGCAAACATTTTGTGATGGAAGTTTCATCACATTCTTTGGCTATGAAAAGAGTGGAGTCTGTAAAATTTGACATTGCTGCTTTGACAAATATTACGCGTGATCATCTTGATTTCCACCAAACTTTTGACGAATACATAAAGACCAAGCTCCACATATTTGATCTATTAAAAGAATTCGGTATAGCGGTTGTCAGTGATGAATTCGAGCATATAGTGAACAAAAGAGTGAAAAAAGTAATCTACGGCATGTCTGAGAATAGTGATTACAGAATTCTATCTGCAGAAATAGACAAATTCGGAACAAATTTCGTTTTGAAAAGCCGCTTCGGAGAACACAAATGCTCAATCAACATACCCGGCATACACAACGCATACAACGCAACACTTGTAATTGCATCTCTTTGTGAACTTGGATACGATATTGAGTCTATTATAGAAGCCATTAAAAGCTTTGAGGGAGTAGAAGGAAGGTTTCAGTTCATACGTGAAGGCGCTCTGGTGGGTATCGATATCGTTGTTGATTTTGCTCACAGCCCGGATGCACTGGAAAAAACCCTTATCACTGCAAGAAAAATCGCAAGCGGAAGAATCATAACAGTTTTTGGAGCTGGTGGCCAGGCAGATAAAGGAAAAAGGCCAATGATGGCTGAAGTGGTCTGCAGATACTCTGATGTAAGCATAATAACAACCGATGATCCAAGAGGAGAAGATCCCGAGGAAATATTATTCGAAGTTGAGAAAGGTGTTCCATCAGGATCACCATATCTCGTTATTCCAGACAGAAAGGAAGCAATAGAAACAGCTCTCACTTTGGCAAATCGCGGAGATATGGTCATAGTAGCAGGAAGGGGACATGAAGAATATCAAATTTTCAGCGACGAGAGGAAAATTCCATTCAAGGACGCTGAAGTAATTAGAAAAATCCTTTTGAAAGAATACGAAAAGGAGAAAAAACGTGTTTGA